A genomic window from Serratia liquefaciens includes:
- a CDS encoding YheV family putative zinc ribbon protein, whose product MSATRKRFIAGAVCPSCKAMDTLAVWREDQVEVVECVKCGHHQRQTEQQVEKHVRPQEQVIGIFHPE is encoded by the coding sequence ATGTCTGCAACACGGAAAAGATTTATCGCCGGGGCGGTCTGCCCAAGCTGTAAGGCTATGGATACGCTGGCCGTTTGGCGTGAAGACCAGGTCGAAGTGGTGGAGTGCGTCAAGTGCGGCCATCATCAGCGGCAGACCGAACAGCAGGTGGAAAAGCACGTCCGGCCGCAGGAGCAGGTGATCGGTATTTTCCATCCTGAATAG
- the kefB gene encoding glutathione-regulated potassium-efflux system protein KefB — protein MEGSTLLTAILLFLFAAVVTVPIARRLGIGAVLGYLIAGIAIGPWGLGFIRDVDEILHFSELGVVFLMFIIGLELNPSKLWELRRSIFGVGAGQVLITAAVLGALLYLTHFAWQAAVIGGIGLAMSSTAMALQLMREKGMNRNEGGQLGFSVLLFQDMAVIPALALIPILAGAGGSSDDWAQIALKVAAFGGMLVGGRFLLRPLFRYIASSGVREIFTAAALLVVLGAAMFMDALGLSMALGTFIAGVLLAESEYRHELEISIEPFKGLLLGLFFISVGMALNIGVLYTHLAEVLLGVVLLVAIKSGVLYSLSRIFGLRSSVRLQFAGVLSQGGEFAFVLFSAAGAQKVLQPDQLALLLVVVTLSMMTTPLLMQIIDRILVRRYNARDEDEETPYVEDDDPQVIIVGFGRFGQVIGRLLMANKMRITVLERDVSAVGVLRRYGYKVYYGDATELELLRAAGAAKAKSIVITCNEPEDTMEIVRLCQQHFPELSILARARGRVEAHELLQAGVKQFSRETFSSALELGRKALMELGMHPHQAYRAQQHFRRLDMRMLRELMPPHHGDVAQISRVKEARRELEELFHREMQKESRQFDGWDEYE, from the coding sequence ATGGAAGGCTCAACGTTACTGACCGCAATTTTACTGTTTCTGTTTGCCGCCGTCGTCACGGTGCCGATTGCCCGTCGACTGGGTATCGGCGCGGTGCTGGGTTACCTGATCGCCGGTATTGCCATCGGCCCCTGGGGATTGGGTTTCATTCGCGACGTCGACGAGATCCTGCATTTTTCTGAGCTGGGCGTGGTGTTCCTGATGTTTATCATCGGGCTGGAGTTGAACCCGAGCAAGCTGTGGGAACTCAGGCGCTCAATCTTTGGCGTCGGCGCCGGACAGGTGTTGATCACCGCTGCGGTGCTGGGGGCATTGCTTTATCTGACGCATTTCGCCTGGCAGGCCGCCGTGATTGGCGGTATCGGGCTGGCGATGTCGTCAACCGCCATGGCGCTGCAACTGATGCGCGAAAAGGGCATGAACCGCAACGAAGGCGGCCAGTTGGGGTTCTCGGTGCTGCTGTTCCAGGACATGGCGGTGATCCCGGCGCTGGCGTTGATCCCGATCCTGGCCGGCGCTGGCGGCAGCAGCGACGATTGGGCACAAATTGCACTCAAGGTGGCGGCATTCGGCGGCATGCTGGTTGGCGGGCGGTTCCTGCTGCGTCCGCTGTTCCGTTATATCGCCTCTTCCGGAGTTCGCGAAATCTTCACCGCCGCCGCCCTGCTGGTGGTGCTGGGGGCGGCGATGTTTATGGATGCCCTGGGCCTGTCTATGGCGCTAGGCACCTTTATCGCCGGCGTGCTGCTGGCGGAAAGCGAATATCGCCACGAGCTGGAAATCTCCATCGAGCCTTTCAAAGGGCTGCTGCTGGGGCTGTTTTTTATCTCGGTGGGTATGGCGCTGAATATCGGCGTACTCTATACCCATCTGGCCGAAGTGCTGCTGGGCGTGGTGTTGTTGGTTGCGATTAAGTCAGGGGTGCTGTACTCGCTGTCGCGTATTTTCGGCCTGCGCAGTTCAGTGCGCTTGCAGTTTGCCGGGGTGCTCAGTCAGGGTGGAGAGTTTGCCTTCGTGCTGTTTTCGGCGGCGGGGGCGCAGAAGGTGTTGCAGCCCGATCAGCTTGCGCTGTTGCTGGTGGTGGTGACCCTGTCGATGATGACCACGCCGTTGCTGATGCAGATTATCGATCGCATCCTGGTGCGTCGTTATAACGCCCGGGATGAGGACGAAGAGACCCCGTATGTGGAAGACGATGACCCGCAGGTGATCATCGTTGGCTTCGGGCGTTTTGGTCAGGTGATCGGCCGCCTGCTGATGGCCAACAAGATGCGCATTACCGTCCTGGAGCGCGATGTCAGCGCCGTCGGCGTACTGCGGCGCTATGGTTATAAAGTGTATTACGGTGACGCCACCGAGCTGGAACTGCTGCGTGCGGCAGGTGCGGCGAAGGCCAAGTCGATTGTGATCACCTGTAATGAGCCGGAAGACACCATGGAAATTGTCCGCCTGTGTCAGCAGCATTTTCCCGAGCTGAGTATTTTGGCGCGGGCACGCGGTCGTGTGGAAGCGCACGAGTTATTGCAGGCAGGGGTCAAGCAGTTCAGTCGCGAAACCTTTTCCAGTGCGCTGGAGCTGGGGCGCAAGGCACTGATGGAACTGGGCATGCATCCTCATCAGGCCTATCGCGCGCAGCAGCACTTCCGTCGATTGGATATGCGGATGTTGCGTGAGCTGATGCCGCCGCATCATGGCGATGTGGCACAAATTTCCCGCGTGAAGGAAGCGCGGCGCGAGCTGGAAGAACTTTTCCACCGGGAGATGCAAAAAGAGAGTCGCCAGTTCGACGGCTGGGATGAATACGAATAA
- the kefG gene encoding glutathione-regulated potassium-efflux system ancillary protein KefG, which yields MSQPPKVLLLYAHPESQDSVANRVLLRPAQQLEHVTVHDLYAHYPDFFIDIHHEQQLLREHQVIVFQHPLYTYSCPALLKEWLDRVLSRGFASGMGGNALAGKYWRSVITTGEPEGAYRTGGYNRYPMEDILRPFELTAAMCHMHWLTPMLVYWARRQKPEVLESHATAYGDWLRNPLPQGGR from the coding sequence ATGTCGCAGCCGCCCAAGGTCTTGCTGCTGTATGCCCATCCGGAATCCCAGGACTCGGTCGCGAATCGGGTTTTGCTTCGACCGGCACAGCAGTTGGAACATGTCACCGTGCACGATTTATACGCGCACTATCCTGATTTTTTTATCGATATTCACCACGAACAACAACTGCTGCGTGAACATCAGGTCATTGTTTTTCAACATCCTCTCTATACCTACAGCTGCCCGGCCCTGTTGAAAGAATGGCTGGATCGCGTGCTGTCGCGTGGTTTTGCCAGCGGCATGGGCGGTAATGCACTGGCGGGAAAGTATTGGCGCTCGGTGATCACCACCGGGGAACCGGAGGGGGCCTATCGTACCGGCGGTTATAACCGCTACCCGATGGAAGATATTCTGCGGCCGTTTGAGCTGACCGCCGCCATGTGCCATATGCACTGGCTGACGCCGATGCTGGTGTATTGGGCGCGCCGTCAGAAGCCGGAAGTGTTGGAAAGCCATGCCACGGCGTATGGCGATTGGTTGCGTAATCCGCTGCCGCAGGGAGGAAGGTAA
- a CDS encoding ABC transporter ATP-binding protein, translated as MIVFSSLQIRRGTRVLLDNATATVNPGQKVGLVGKNGCGKSTLLALLKGEMAADGGSYTFPGNWALAWVNQETPALDVPALEYVIDGDREFRQLEADLQLANDKNDGHAIATLHGKLDAIDAWTIRSRAASLLHGLGFSNEQLLNPVRAFSGGWRMRLNLAQALVCRSDLLLLDEPTNHLDLDAVIWLERWLKGYPGTLVLISHDRDFLDPIVDKILHIEQETINEYTGNYSSFERQRSTKLAQQQSLYLNQQEKVAHLQSYIDRFRAQATKAKQAQSRIKMLERMELIAPAHVDNPFSFSFRQPESLPNPLLRMEKVSAGYGDKVILNSIKLNLVPGSRIGLLGRNGAGKSTLIKMLAGSLEPLSGEIGLAKGIKLGYFAQHQLEFLRADESPLQHLSRIAPRVLEQQLRDYLGGFGFQGDKVTEATERFSGGEKARLVLALIVWQRPNLLLLDEPTNHLDLDMRQALTEALIDFEGALVVVSHDRHLLRSTTDDLYLVHDGQVEVFEGDLDDYQQWLSDLQRQENQQDAPDKENNGNSAQARKDQKRREAEFRNQTQPLRKQIAKLEQQMEKLGAELAAVEEKLADSALYDISRKADLTLCLQQQSQAKSALEETEMTWLDAQEQLERFTQEFES; from the coding sequence ATGATTGTATTCTCCTCGCTACAAATCCGACGCGGTACCCGCGTCCTGCTGGACAACGCCACGGCGACGGTTAATCCAGGTCAGAAGGTCGGCCTGGTGGGTAAAAACGGCTGTGGCAAATCTACGCTGCTGGCCTTGCTGAAGGGTGAGATGGCCGCAGACGGCGGCAGCTACACCTTTCCAGGCAACTGGGCCCTGGCCTGGGTAAACCAGGAAACGCCGGCGCTCGACGTGCCGGCACTTGAGTATGTTATCGACGGTGATCGCGAATTCCGCCAGCTTGAAGCCGACCTGCAGCTGGCAAACGACAAAAACGACGGCCACGCCATCGCCACGCTGCACGGCAAGCTGGATGCCATCGACGCCTGGACCATACGCTCCCGCGCCGCCAGCCTGCTGCACGGCCTGGGGTTCTCCAATGAACAGCTGCTAAATCCAGTCAGGGCCTTCTCGGGCGGCTGGCGTATGCGCTTGAACCTGGCGCAGGCGCTGGTGTGCCGTTCTGATCTGCTGCTGCTCGACGAACCGACCAACCACCTGGATTTGGACGCGGTGATCTGGCTCGAGCGCTGGTTGAAGGGTTATCCCGGCACGCTGGTGCTGATTTCGCATGACCGCGATTTCCTGGATCCGATCGTCGATAAAATTCTGCATATCGAACAAGAGACCATCAACGAATACACCGGCAACTACTCCTCGTTCGAGCGTCAGCGTTCGACCAAGCTGGCCCAGCAGCAGTCGCTGTACCTGAACCAGCAAGAGAAAGTGGCGCATCTGCAAAGCTATATTGACCGCTTCCGCGCGCAGGCCACCAAGGCCAAGCAGGCGCAGAGCCGCATCAAGATGCTCGAACGCATGGAGCTGATCGCGCCGGCCCATGTGGATAACCCATTCAGCTTCAGCTTCCGCCAGCCGGAAAGCTTGCCGAACCCGTTGCTGCGTATGGAGAAGGTCAGTGCCGGCTACGGCGACAAGGTGATCCTCAACTCGATCAAGCTGAACCTGGTGCCCGGCTCACGCATTGGCTTGCTGGGCCGTAATGGCGCCGGTAAATCGACCCTGATCAAAATGCTGGCCGGTTCGCTTGAGCCGTTGAGCGGTGAAATTGGCCTGGCAAAGGGGATTAAATTGGGTTACTTCGCCCAGCATCAGTTGGAGTTCCTGCGGGCCGACGAATCCCCTCTGCAGCACTTGAGTCGCATCGCTCCACGGGTGCTGGAACAACAGCTGCGCGATTACCTCGGCGGCTTTGGCTTCCAGGGCGATAAGGTCACCGAAGCCACCGAACGGTTCTCCGGCGGCGAGAAAGCGCGGCTGGTACTGGCGCTGATCGTCTGGCAACGCCCCAACCTGCTGCTGCTCGATGAACCGACCAACCACCTGGATTTGGACATGCGTCAGGCGTTGACCGAAGCGCTGATCGATTTCGAGGGCGCATTGGTGGTGGTCTCGCACGACCGTCACCTACTGCGATCCACCACGGACGATCTCTATCTGGTGCATGATGGCCAGGTGGAAGTGTTCGAAGGCGATCTGGACGACTACCAGCAATGGCTGAGCGACCTGCAACGTCAGGAAAATCAGCAGGACGCCCCGGATAAAGAGAACAACGGCAACAGTGCGCAGGCACGTAAAGACCAGAAGCGTCGCGAAGCCGAGTTCCGCAACCAGACTCAGCCACTGCGCAAGCAAATTGCCAAGCTGGAACAACAGATGGAAAAACTGGGGGCCGAACTGGCGGCGGTAGAAGAGAAGTTGGCGGACTCCGCGCTGTACGACATCAGCCGCAAGGCCGATCTGACCCTCTGCCTACAGCAACAAAGTCAGGCCAAGTCCGCCTTGGAAGAAACGGAAATGACCTGGCTGGACGCACAGGAGCAGTTGGAACGCTTCACGCAAGAGTTCGAATCCTAA
- the tauD gene encoding taurine dioxygenase encodes MNERLSITPLGPYIGALVENVDLARPLGDGQFEQLYHALLKHQVLFLRNQPITPLQQRNLAGRFGDLHIHPVYPQAADVKEIIVLDTHDNNPPDNDNWHTDVTFIENPPLGAILAAKTLPTTGGDTLWASGIAAYEALSAPLKQLLAGLQAEHDFTKSFPEFKHRGSEEEHQRWQLAVQKNPPLLHPVVRTHPVSGRQALFVNEGFTTRIVDLAPKESDALLNFLFAHITKPEFQVRWRWQENDIAIWDNRVTQHYANADYLPQRRIMHRATILGDKPFYKG; translated from the coding sequence ATGAACGAACGTTTAAGTATCACCCCCCTGGGGCCTTATATCGGTGCGCTGGTCGAGAATGTTGACCTGGCGCGTCCTTTGGGCGACGGCCAGTTCGAGCAGCTCTACCATGCGTTGCTCAAACATCAGGTGCTGTTCTTGCGCAATCAGCCGATCACGCCGTTGCAGCAGCGCAACCTGGCCGGCCGCTTTGGCGACCTGCACATTCACCCGGTCTACCCGCAAGCCGCCGATGTGAAAGAGATTATCGTGCTGGATACCCATGACAATAATCCGCCGGACAACGATAACTGGCATACCGACGTGACCTTTATCGAAAACCCACCGCTGGGGGCGATTTTGGCAGCGAAAACCCTGCCTACCACCGGCGGCGATACGCTGTGGGCCAGCGGTATCGCGGCTTATGAAGCCTTGTCTGCCCCTTTAAAGCAGTTGCTGGCTGGCCTGCAGGCGGAGCATGACTTCACCAAATCATTCCCGGAATTCAAGCACCGCGGCAGTGAAGAGGAACATCAGCGCTGGCAGTTGGCGGTACAGAAAAACCCACCGCTGTTGCACCCGGTGGTACGTACCCACCCGGTCAGCGGCCGGCAGGCGCTGTTCGTCAACGAAGGTTTCACGACCAGAATTGTTGATTTGGCTCCGAAGGAAAGTGACGCGCTGCTGAACTTCCTGTTTGCTCACATTACCAAGCCGGAGTTCCAGGTGCGCTGGCGCTGGCAGGAGAATGACATTGCCATTTGGGATAACCGCGTGACGCAGCATTACGCCAACGCGGATTATCTGCCACAGCGGCGCATCATGCACCGTGCGACCATTCTGGGGGATAAACCCTTTTACAAGGGGTGA
- the tauC gene encoding taurine ABC transporter permease TauC: protein MSLHSALKEVAQPKAATPRRFSVPRNVWLSSATLLVVLAIWWGVTALNLISPLFLPAPQQVLHQLITIASPQGFMDATLWQHLAASLGRILVALLAAVLIGVPVGIAMGLNDTVRGILDPLIEIYRPVPPLAYLPLMVIWFGIGETSKILLIYLAIFAPVTLSAVAGVRSVAQVRVRAARALGANRWQVLRFVVLPSALPEILTGIRIGLGVGWSTLVAAELIAATRGLGFMVQSAGEFLATDVVLAGIGVIAIIAFGLELGLRALQRRLTPWHGVQQ, encoded by the coding sequence ATGAGCCTGCATTCTGCCCTTAAAGAGGTTGCCCAGCCGAAGGCGGCGACACCGCGGCGCTTTAGCGTGCCACGCAACGTCTGGTTGAGCAGCGCCACCCTGTTGGTGGTGCTGGCTATTTGGTGGGGCGTGACCGCGTTGAACCTGATCAGCCCGTTGTTCTTGCCGGCGCCGCAGCAGGTGCTGCATCAGTTGATCACCATAGCCAGCCCGCAGGGTTTTATGGACGCCACGCTATGGCAGCATCTGGCCGCCAGCCTGGGGCGTATCCTGGTTGCGCTGCTGGCCGCGGTGCTTATCGGGGTGCCGGTGGGTATTGCCATGGGGCTGAACGACACGGTGCGCGGCATTCTCGATCCGCTGATTGAAATTTATCGCCCGGTGCCGCCGCTGGCCTATTTACCGCTGATGGTGATTTGGTTCGGCATCGGTGAAACTTCAAAGATCCTACTGATTTATCTGGCGATTTTCGCCCCGGTGACGCTGTCCGCCGTGGCGGGAGTGCGCAGCGTGGCTCAGGTCAGGGTGCGTGCGGCGCGTGCGCTGGGCGCCAATCGCTGGCAGGTGCTGCGTTTCGTGGTGCTGCCGAGCGCCTTGCCGGAGATTTTAACCGGTATTCGCATTGGGCTGGGGGTCGGCTGGTCGACGCTGGTCGCAGCAGAACTGATTGCCGCCACCCGCGGCCTGGGATTTATGGTGCAATCCGCCGGTGAGTTTCTGGCTACCGATGTGGTGCTGGCCGGTATTGGCGTGATTGCGATTATTGCATTTGGGCTGGAGCTGGGGCTGCGTGCCTTGCAGCGTCGATTGACCCCGTGGCACGGAGTACAGCAATGA
- the tauB gene encoding taurine ABC transporter ATP-binding subunit codes for MLNVNHLSAEYQGRPALRDVSFQIDAGQLVVVLGPSGCGKTTLLNLIAGFIEPSAGSITLDEVPVKGPGAERGVVFQHEGLLPWRNVVDNVEFGLQLAGVGKPQRREVALQMLQRVGLAGYEQHFIWQLSGGMRQRVGIARALAANPRLLLLDEPFGALDAFTREQMQELLLTIWRDTGKQVLLITHDIEEAVFLASELLLLSPGPGQVVERLALNFGQRYADGEPCRSIKSDPEFIAQREYVLGKVFQQREALL; via the coding sequence ATGCTAAACGTTAACCACCTTTCAGCAGAGTATCAGGGGCGTCCTGCACTGCGCGACGTCTCGTTCCAGATTGACGCCGGACAACTGGTGGTGGTGCTTGGCCCCTCGGGCTGCGGCAAAACCACGCTGCTGAATTTGATCGCCGGGTTTATCGAGCCTTCAGCTGGCAGCATCACGCTTGACGAAGTTCCCGTAAAAGGCCCCGGAGCCGAACGGGGCGTGGTGTTCCAGCATGAAGGTTTACTGCCGTGGCGTAACGTGGTGGATAACGTCGAATTTGGCTTGCAGCTGGCCGGGGTCGGCAAGCCGCAACGTCGTGAGGTGGCGCTGCAGATGCTGCAGCGTGTCGGCCTGGCCGGTTATGAGCAGCACTTCATCTGGCAGCTTTCCGGCGGCATGCGCCAGCGCGTGGGCATAGCTCGCGCACTGGCGGCCAATCCGCGTTTGCTGTTGCTGGACGAGCCGTTCGGGGCATTGGATGCTTTTACCCGTGAACAAATGCAGGAACTGCTATTGACCATCTGGCGCGACACCGGCAAGCAGGTGTTGCTGATTACCCACGATATTGAAGAGGCGGTGTTCCTTGCCAGTGAACTGCTGCTGCTGTCACCGGGGCCGGGGCAGGTGGTGGAGCGTCTGGCGCTGAATTTCGGCCAACGCTATGCCGACGGTGAACCTTGCCGTTCGATCAAGTCTGATCCTGAATTTATCGCCCAGCGCGAATACGTGCTGGGCAAAGTCTTCCAACAGCGCGAGGCCTTGTTATGA
- the tauA gene encoding taurine ABC transporter substrate-binding protein, translating into MASKLFSLRSAALLVLSLSATSAYAVDVTVAYQTSAEPAKVAQAENSFAKQSGATVDWRKFDSGSSVLRALASGDVQIGNIGSSPLAVAASQKLPIEVFLIASQLGSSEALVVKKEIKSPQDLIGKRIAVPFISTTHYSLLASLKHWGIKPEQVKILNLQPPAIAAAWQRGDIDGAYVWAPVVNELAKQGKVLTDSAQVGQWGAPTLDVWVVRKDFAEKHPEVVTAFAASALNAQKAYLAQPEQWLKDKGNLSTLSRLSGVPEEQIPVLVQGNTYLPVAEQITQLGQPVDKAIHDTAEFLKQQGKIPQVDSDYSAYVTDRFVKQVQAAPQS; encoded by the coding sequence ATGGCGAGCAAACTTTTTTCTCTACGCAGTGCGGCGCTGCTGGTGTTGTCACTTAGCGCAACCAGCGCCTATGCGGTGGACGTGACCGTGGCCTACCAGACTTCGGCGGAACCCGCCAAGGTGGCGCAGGCGGAAAACAGCTTCGCCAAACAGTCCGGTGCTACCGTTGACTGGCGCAAATTCGACAGTGGCTCCAGCGTGCTGCGCGCATTGGCTTCAGGTGACGTCCAGATCGGCAACATCGGCTCCAGCCCATTGGCGGTGGCCGCCAGCCAAAAACTTCCTATCGAAGTGTTTCTGATCGCCTCCCAGCTCGGCAGTTCCGAAGCGCTGGTGGTGAAAAAAGAGATTAAAAGCCCGCAGGATCTGATCGGTAAGCGCATCGCCGTGCCCTTTATCTCAACCACGCACTACAGCCTGTTGGCTTCTCTGAAGCACTGGGGCATCAAGCCAGAGCAGGTCAAAATCCTCAATCTGCAACCGCCGGCCATCGCCGCCGCCTGGCAGCGCGGTGATATCGATGGCGCCTATGTTTGGGCCCCGGTGGTCAATGAGTTGGCCAAACAGGGCAAGGTGCTGACGGATTCTGCCCAGGTCGGACAGTGGGGCGCCCCGACGCTCGACGTTTGGGTGGTGCGCAAAGACTTTGCCGAGAAGCATCCTGAAGTGGTGACGGCCTTTGCCGCCAGCGCGTTGAATGCCCAAAAAGCCTATCTGGCGCAGCCGGAGCAGTGGCTGAAAGACAAGGGCAACCTCAGCACGCTGTCCCGACTGAGCGGCGTGCCGGAAGAGCAGATACCGGTGCTGGTGCAGGGCAATACTTACCTGCCGGTCGCCGAACAGATCACCCAGCTTGGTCAGCCGGTGGACAAAGCCATTCATGACACCGCCGAGTTCCTCAAACAGCAGGGCAAAATTCCCCAGGTCGACAGCGATTACAGTGCCTATGTCACCGATCGCTTTGTGAAACAGGTGCAGGCTGCGCCGCAGTCGTAA
- a CDS encoding Gfo/Idh/MocA family protein produces the protein MRLRLGMVGGGEGAFIGAVHRLAARMDDEFELVAGAFSSDEENCRRTGERLHLDPQRSYRDFRQMAQAEAAREDGVDVVAIVTPNYLHAPVATAFLNAGIDVICDKPLCNSYAEALQLAETVRRSGRQLILTHNYSAYPLVREARSRVLAGELGEIRFIEVEYLQEWLAQPLELTDNKQAGWRAQPEKAGAGCIGDVGTHAWQLAQFVSGLLPQAISAELTTFIPGRKLDDDVRVQMRYANGARGRLWASQVACGHENGLRLRIYGSEGSLAFCQEQPNQLWMHPRNAPAYCITRASSFQYTENRLLARVPAGHPEGYLEGFGQIYREAASRLREGPQAAPLLPGIETGVQGMAFIDAAQRSSAAGGQWVDLI, from the coding sequence ATGAGACTACGTTTGGGTATGGTCGGCGGGGGCGAAGGGGCGTTTATTGGTGCAGTGCATCGCCTGGCTGCGCGAATGGACGACGAATTCGAGCTGGTGGCCGGGGCTTTTTCCTCCGATGAGGAAAATTGCCGTCGTACCGGTGAGCGGCTGCACCTGGATCCGCAACGCAGCTATCGCGATTTCCGGCAGATGGCACAGGCCGAGGCGGCTCGCGAAGACGGCGTGGATGTGGTGGCGATCGTCACGCCCAATTATTTGCATGCGCCGGTAGCGACTGCCTTTCTCAACGCCGGTATCGACGTCATCTGCGACAAGCCGCTGTGCAACAGCTACGCCGAAGCGTTGCAGTTGGCCGAAACGGTGCGACGTAGCGGAAGGCAGCTGATATTAACCCATAACTACAGTGCTTATCCGCTGGTGCGCGAGGCGCGGAGCCGGGTGCTGGCCGGTGAACTGGGCGAGATCCGCTTTATCGAGGTGGAGTATCTGCAGGAATGGCTGGCACAGCCGCTGGAGTTGACCGATAACAAGCAGGCGGGTTGGCGCGCCCAGCCGGAGAAGGCGGGAGCCGGTTGCATCGGTGACGTCGGCACTCACGCCTGGCAGTTGGCGCAGTTTGTCAGCGGCCTGTTGCCGCAGGCGATCAGCGCCGAGCTGACGACGTTTATTCCCGGACGCAAGCTGGACGACGATGTGCGGGTACAAATGCGATACGCCAACGGCGCCAGAGGCAGACTGTGGGCCAGCCAGGTGGCTTGCGGCCATGAGAACGGCTTGCGGCTGCGAATCTACGGCAGTGAGGGCAGCCTGGCCTTTTGCCAGGAGCAACCCAACCAGCTGTGGATGCACCCACGAAATGCGCCAGCCTACTGCATCACGCGCGCTTCTTCATTCCAGTATACGGAGAACCGCCTGTTGGCGCGTGTGCCTGCCGGCCACCCCGAGGGGTATCTGGAAGGGTTTGGCCAGATTTACCGTGAAGCGGCGAGCCGTCTGCGTGAGGGGCCGCAGGCTGCACCCTTGTTGCCGGGAATTGAAACCGGCGTGCAGGGGATGGCGTTTATTGACGCCGCCCAGCGTAGCAGCGCCGCCGGAGGGCAATGGGTCGATTTGATTTGA
- a CDS encoding sugar phosphate isomerase/epimerase family protein has protein sequence MKTIQGPGLFLAQFIGAQAPFDSLDGLAGWAAGLGFKSVQIPTGAPAIFDLERAAHCQEYCDGIREQLAGYGLVISELSTHLQGQLVAVHPAYDLAFDAFAPAAMRGNPQARQAWATEQLLMAAQASQRLGLTAHVTFSGALAWPYFYPWPPHNALLLEEAFGQLARCWRPILDAFDDVGVDLCYELHPGEDLHDGVTFERFLRQVGNHPRCHILYDPSHLHLQQMDYLGFIDVYHARIRAFHVKDAEYRPNARSGVYGGYQPWLERPGRFRSLGDGQIDFPAIFSKLAQYDFPGWATLEWECCLKSPEAGAREGAEFIARHIIPVADRAFDDFAASGVERKQIRQMLGIGEQP, from the coding sequence ATGAAAACCATTCAGGGGCCAGGGCTGTTTCTGGCGCAGTTTATCGGCGCGCAGGCGCCGTTCGATTCACTGGACGGGCTGGCCGGTTGGGCCGCGGGCCTGGGGTTCAAAAGCGTGCAGATCCCGACCGGCGCTCCGGCCATTTTTGATCTCGAACGGGCCGCCCACTGCCAGGAATATTGCGACGGCATACGTGAGCAACTGGCAGGATACGGCCTGGTCATTTCGGAGTTGTCCACTCACCTGCAAGGACAACTGGTGGCGGTGCACCCGGCTTACGATCTGGCTTTCGACGCCTTTGCTCCGGCAGCGATGCGCGGCAATCCGCAGGCCCGACAGGCATGGGCGACCGAGCAATTGCTGATGGCGGCGCAGGCGTCGCAGCGGCTTGGATTAACCGCGCACGTTACTTTCTCCGGTGCGCTGGCCTGGCCTTATTTTTACCCCTGGCCGCCCCATAATGCGCTGTTGCTGGAGGAGGCCTTCGGGCAGTTGGCGCGGTGTTGGCGGCCGATCCTCGATGCTTTTGACGACGTGGGTGTCGATCTTTGCTATGAGCTGCATCCCGGGGAAGATCTGCACGACGGCGTGACGTTCGAGCGTTTTCTGCGCCAGGTTGGCAATCATCCGCGCTGCCATATTTTATACGACCCCAGCCATCTGCATTTGCAGCAAATGGACTACCTGGGCTTTATTGATGTTTATCATGCGCGTATCCGGGCGTTCCACGTCAAAGATGCGGAATATCGGCCCAACGCCCGCAGCGGTGTGTATGGCGGTTATCAACCCTGGCTGGAAAGGCCTGGGCGTTTTCGTTCGTTGGGGGACGGGCAGATCGACTTCCCGGCGATCTTCAGCAAGCTGGCGCAATACGATTTTCCCGGTTGGGCCACCCTGGAATGGGAGTGCTGCCTGAAGTCGCCGGAGGCGGGGGCGCGTGAAGGGGCCGAGTTTATCGCCCGGCATATTATTCCTGTTGCCGATCGGGCGTTCGATGATTTTGCCGCCTCCGGCGTTGAGCGCAAACAGATCCGGCAGATGCTGGGTATCGGAGAACAGCCATGA